A region from the Halomonas piscis genome encodes:
- the alr gene encoding alanine racemase: protein MRPLVAHIDLDALRHNYRIAQRCAPQSHSVAVIKADAYGHGALACARALADEAPAFAVASLEEALVLRRGGIDTPVVLLEGIFSADELEAVDAHRLWMTVHSHWQLEALEAYTPSAPIPVWVKVDTGMHRLGFDPDEAEAVWQALRDAPQAGQLHLMTHFATADAEHSSHYARQLDCAGALARRLKAPLSLANSPATLAHADAHGAYNRPGVMLYGSDPLERANDASRALEPVMTLRSEIIALRDIAPGERVGYGGRYRADTPRRIAVVAAGYGDGYDRHAADGTPMLVDGQRATLAGKVSMDMLTVDVTGIADARIGSEVVLWGRAANGAVLPVDEVARHCDTISYTLLTGVLPRVPRRYHPLP, encoded by the coding sequence ATGCGTCCGCTGGTAGCCCATATCGACCTTGACGCCCTGCGTCATAACTATCGCATCGCGCAGCGCTGCGCGCCCCAAAGCCATTCGGTTGCCGTGATCAAGGCCGACGCCTACGGCCACGGCGCGCTTGCCTGCGCCCGGGCGCTCGCAGACGAAGCGCCGGCGTTCGCCGTGGCAAGCCTGGAAGAGGCGCTGGTGCTGCGCCGCGGCGGTATCGACACCCCCGTGGTCCTGCTGGAAGGTATCTTCAGCGCCGACGAGCTCGAAGCCGTCGACGCCCACCGGCTGTGGATGACCGTGCACAGCCATTGGCAGCTCGAGGCGCTTGAGGCCTATACCCCGAGCGCGCCGATCCCGGTCTGGGTCAAGGTGGATACCGGGATGCACCGTCTGGGCTTTGACCCCGACGAGGCGGAGGCCGTGTGGCAGGCGCTGCGCGACGCCCCTCAGGCGGGCCAGCTGCATCTGATGACCCACTTCGCTACCGCCGACGCCGAACACAGCTCCCACTATGCTCGCCAGCTCGACTGCGCAGGCGCGCTGGCCCGCCGGCTGAAGGCCCCCCTGAGCCTGGCCAACTCGCCGGCGACGCTTGCCCACGCCGACGCCCACGGGGCCTACAACCGCCCCGGGGTGATGCTCTACGGCAGCGACCCGCTGGAGCGCGCCAACGACGCCTCGCGCGCGCTTGAGCCGGTGATGACGCTGCGCTCGGAAATCATCGCCCTGCGCGATATCGCCCCCGGCGAGCGGGTGGGCTACGGCGGGCGCTACCGCGCCGATACCCCCAGGCGCATTGCCGTGGTGGCTGCCGGCTACGGCGACGGCTACGACCGCCACGCCGCCGACGGCACCCCGATGCTGGTGGATGGCCAGCGAGCTACCCTGGCGGGGAAGGTGTCCATGGACATGCTCACCGTCGACGTGACCGGCATCGCTGACGCGCGCATCGGCAGCGAAGTGGTGCTCTGGGGACGGGCCGCCAACGGCGCGGTGCTGCCGGTGGACGAAGTCGCCCGCCACTGCGATACCATCAGC